A single genomic interval of Spirochaetaceae bacterium harbors:
- a CDS encoding Rpn family recombination-promoting nuclease/putative transposase, producing the protein MSGGPKNSVFTLLFSDEARLRELYYALTGIKLATDTPLIINTLEDIFYMGRVNDISFEADGKLVVLIEHQSTINPNMPLRLLLYIARLYEKMASGKKVYTRKLITLPRPQFFVLYNGKEPLDQEVMRLSESFANTTFESRNLLELEVKVININYGQNDTIVRQSATLYGYSAFIYKVQEYIKEGNSLEKATELAVDYCLSHEILQEFLDKHLEEVKNMLTQEWNLEEAKEVWFEEGLERGLEKTARNMLKIGLSPDIIAKATTLTIEAIEKLKD; encoded by the coding sequence ATGAGTGGCGGGCCTAAGAATAGTGTATTTACTTTACTTTTTAGCGATGAAGCGCGGCTGCGCGAATTATATTACGCTTTAACCGGCATTAAGTTAGCTACAGATACCCCATTAATTATTAACACCCTAGAAGATATTTTTTATATGGGGCGCGTTAATGATATATCTTTTGAGGCAGATGGTAAATTAGTGGTATTAATTGAACATCAATCAACTATCAACCCTAATATGCCGTTACGGTTACTTTTATATATTGCCAGATTATACGAAAAGATGGCCAGCGGTAAAAAAGTTTACACACGTAAATTAATAACTTTACCGCGTCCGCAGTTTTTTGTTTTGTATAATGGAAAAGAACCTTTAGACCAAGAAGTAATGAGATTATCGGAAAGTTTTGCCAATACCACTTTCGAGAGCCGTAATTTACTTGAACTAGAGGTAAAAGTTATTAATATTAATTATGGACAAAATGATACTATAGTAAGGCAATCGGCAACTTTGTATGGGTACAGTGCGTTTATTTATAAAGTACAAGAGTATATAAAGGAAGGCAACAGCCTAGAAAAAGCAACGGAGCTGGCGGTAGATTACTGTTTAAGCCACGAAATATTACAAGAGTTTTTAGATAAGCACCTAGAGGAGGTAAAAAATATGTTGACACAGGAGTGGAATTTAGAAGAGGCCAAAGAGGTATGGTTTGAAGAGGGCTTAGAAAGAGGCTTAGAGAAAACCGCCCGCAATATGTTAAAGATAGGTTTATCGCCCGATATTATAGCTAAAGCAACCACTTTAACTATAGAAGCGATAGAAAAGCTAAAGGATTAG
- a CDS encoding class I SAM-dependent methyltransferase, translated as MTEKDLSAFAKGLKERAYNRRIWAEGEQITAYRLFDREKSLPLAIDIFNGKYLHITHYAGDEPFEINVYLDVISRALAIESGRIFYKERSKLKDKEQYTKQAGDSFTLWIEENGLQFLINLSDYIDYGLFLNQRLSRRLIADYALNKKVLNLFSYTGSFGLYAAFAGAGKVVNVDTSNTYLDWAKENMRQNNLLTGHTSFVRADAVSFLAEAKTNKDKYDIIILDPPVFSNNKSGVLNLQRDYAKLINDSLVILNKGGFVFFSTSLTNFDFTKHQINGKANEVTNKTIPLDFVKPHRAWVISH; from the coding sequence ATGACAGAAAAAGATTTATCGGCCTTTGCGAAAGGCCTTAAAGAGCGGGCTTATAATCGCCGTATTTGGGCCGAAGGAGAGCAAATAACGGCCTATCGTTTATTTGACCGCGAAAAAAGCCTGCCCTTAGCCATCGATATTTTTAACGGTAAATATCTGCATATTACTCATTATGCTGGTGATGAACCGTTTGAGATAAATGTCTATCTTGATGTGATTAGTCGGGCTTTGGCCATCGAATCCGGTCGTATCTTTTATAAAGAACGCAGTAAGCTAAAAGATAAAGAGCAGTACACTAAACAGGCCGGCGATAGCTTTACCTTATGGATAGAGGAAAACGGCCTGCAATTTTTAATTAATTTGAGCGATTATATCGATTATGGCCTGTTTTTAAACCAGCGTCTTAGCCGCCGCCTCATCGCCGATTATGCCCTTAACAAAAAAGTGCTTAATTTGTTTAGCTACACCGGCAGCTTTGGCCTATACGCTGCTTTTGCCGGCGCCGGTAAAGTGGTTAATGTGGATACCAGCAACACCTACCTTGATTGGGCCAAAGAAAATATGCGGCAAAATAATTTGCTCACCGGTCACACCAGCTTTGTGCGTGCCGATGCGGTTAGTTTTTTGGCCGAAGCTAAAACCAATAAAGATAAATACGATATAATTATTTTAGATCCGCCGGTGTTTAGTAATAATAAAAGCGGTGTGCTTAACCTACAGCGCGACTATGCTAAATTAATTAATGATAGTTTGGTCATTTTAAATAAAGGCGGCTTTGTGTTTTTTAGCACCAGCCTAACAAATTTTGATTTTACTAAACATCAAATTAACGGCAAGGCCAACGAGGTTACCAACAAAACCATACCGCTCGATTTTGTGAAGCCGCATAGGGCGTGGGTAATTAGCCATTAA